The following coding sequences are from one Methanofollis sp. window:
- the wtpA gene encoding tungstate ABC transporter substrate-binding protein WtpA, whose protein sequence is MTFSTVLILCAAIFLCGCTTTQQTDGGNQTPAETTAPVETTAAAAGQVITVYHAGSLAAPFEELEKQYETAHPGVDVRLVPGGSTKLVKDITDLGKSADVFASADYTLIPKLMMPGSADWYVTFAKNQIVLCYTNKSKYAGEISADTWYTILEKPDIAWACSDPNIDPCGYRSLMAIQLAEQHYGNDTIFDRVVSEHSNITVTEENGTYTILATSPEPKDTFQIRPKSVELVQMLQNGGLDYAWEYRSVAAQNGLNFVELPEAIDLSSVTYADDYAKVTIETAGGLMTAKPIVYGATVPKNAENPEGGLAFVQMLIGSEGQAVMDAQGQPPIVPAGGFGTVPAGLKALTASP, encoded by the coding sequence GTGACATTTTCAACGGTATTGATCCTCTGCGCCGCTATATTCCTCTGCGGCTGCACGACCACCCAGCAGACCGACGGTGGCAACCAGACACCTGCGGAAACAACCGCACCGGTAGAGACGACGGCCGCCGCGGCCGGTCAGGTCATCACCGTCTACCATGCAGGCAGCCTCGCCGCCCCCTTCGAAGAACTCGAAAAGCAGTATGAGACGGCGCATCCGGGCGTCGATGTCAGGCTCGTCCCCGGCGGATCGACCAAGCTCGTCAAGGACATCACCGACCTCGGCAAGAGCGCCGACGTCTTTGCATCGGCCGACTACACCCTCATCCCCAAGTTGATGATGCCGGGCTCTGCCGACTGGTACGTGACCTTCGCGAAGAACCAGATCGTGCTCTGCTACACCAACAAGAGCAAGTACGCCGGCGAGATCAGCGCCGACACCTGGTACACCATCCTGGAGAAGCCCGACATTGCATGGGCCTGTTCCGACCCGAACATCGACCCCTGCGGCTACCGCTCCCTGATGGCGATCCAGCTCGCGGAGCAGCACTACGGCAACGACACGATCTTCGACAGGGTCGTCTCCGAGCACTCGAACATCACGGTGACCGAAGAGAACGGCACGTACACGATCCTCGCCACCTCCCCCGAGCCGAAGGACACCTTCCAGATCCGGCCGAAGTCGGTCGAACTTGTCCAGATGCTCCAGAACGGCGGCCTCGACTATGCGTGGGAGTACCGCTCGGTCGCCGCCCAGAACGGCCTCAACTTCGTCGAACTCCCTGAGGCGATCGACCTCTCCTCGGTGACGTACGCCGACGACTATGCAAAGGTGACGATCGAGACTGCCGGCGGCCTCATGACCGCAAAGCCGATCGTCTACGGCGCGACCGTGCCGAAGAACGCGGAGAACCCTGAAGGCGGCCTCGCATTCGTCCAGATGCTCATCGGCAGCGAAGGGCAGGCTGTCATGGACGCACAGGGCCAGCCCCCGATCGTCCCGGCAGGCGGTTTCGGCACTGTCCCGGCCGGCCTGAAGGCCCTCACCGCATCCCCCTGA
- a CDS encoding ABC transporter permease: MAQSSVLRDRCLVSFSLIGGVILGLTVLSLLSMTVKELSDIPHLLRVASDAKVVDSVVLTMGAGLNAVLILLVLGIPLAYVLARTDFRGKGVVESIVDIPLILPHTVAGILVYLLFMRRGLIGAPFYAVGISFEDAYPGIVVAMVFVASPYFVNAVREGFEKVPVHLENVARTLGASRFTAFRTVVLPLAARDVFNGSILAWGRAIGEFAAIIMIAYYPMVISTLIYYRFTTSGIKESSTVAFVMILACFTVFIVLRTASRFIGRKYDRV, translated from the coding sequence ATGGCCCAGAGCTCAGTACTCCGTGACCGCTGCCTGGTCTCCTTCTCTCTCATCGGCGGCGTGATCCTCGGCCTCACCGTCCTCTCTCTCCTCTCGATGACCGTGAAGGAACTCTCCGATATCCCTCACCTCCTGAGAGTCGCCTCCGACGCGAAGGTGGTCGACTCCGTCGTCCTGACGATGGGAGCAGGGCTGAACGCCGTCCTCATCCTCCTCGTCCTTGGCATCCCCCTCGCGTATGTCCTCGCACGGACCGACTTCCGCGGCAAGGGAGTCGTGGAGAGCATCGTCGATATCCCCCTCATCCTCCCGCACACCGTGGCGGGCATCCTCGTCTACCTGTTGTTCATGCGCCGCGGCCTCATCGGCGCCCCATTTTATGCAGTCGGCATCTCGTTCGAGGACGCCTACCCGGGCATCGTCGTCGCCATGGTCTTCGTGGCCTCGCCGTACTTCGTGAACGCGGTGCGGGAGGGCTTTGAGAAGGTGCCTGTCCACCTCGAAAACGTGGCCCGGACTCTCGGGGCCTCGCGGTTCACGGCCTTTCGCACCGTTGTCCTCCCCCTTGCAGCCCGCGACGTCTTCAACGGGAGCATCCTTGCCTGGGGGAGGGCGATCGGGGAGTTCGCCGCGATCATCATGATCGCCTATTACCCGATGGTCATCTCCACCCTCATCTACTACCGGTTCACGACGAGCGGGATCAAGGAGAGCAGCACCGTCGCTTTCGTGATGATCCTCGCCTGTTTCACCGTCTTTATCGTCCTGCGGACAGCAAGCCGCTTTATCGGGAGGAAATATGATCGAGTTTAG
- a CDS encoding ATP-binding cassette domain-containing protein has translation MIEFRHVSLALGDFSLKDVSLSIEKGDYYFIIGPSGAGKTVVLEAIAGLHLPDAGEVLIHGEDVSAVPPEKRQIALVYQDYSLFPHMTVRENIAFGPKMQKLPKEEVGRRVERLLASFGIERLADRYPGTMSGGEQQRVAIARALAAEPEILLLDEPFSALDPLTRERLMIDIGRIHRERGLTIVQVTHAREEALRLATRAAVVIDGSLAQEGSVREVFEDPQSVEVARFVGMENILDGTVTENAGGLALVRVGNADIAVISDASPGERVAVVVGAADVAIARRGEGTGMARNRFEAEVAGIVPLGGALVRLHLDCGFPLTALVTRRSADEEGLVPGMIVIASFKASAARTLPTD, from the coding sequence ATGATCGAGTTTAGGCATGTCTCTCTCGCCCTTGGCGACTTTTCCCTGAAGGACGTCTCCCTCTCCATCGAGAAAGGGGACTACTACTTCATCATCGGGCCGTCGGGTGCGGGAAAGACCGTGGTCCTGGAGGCGATCGCGGGCCTCCATCTCCCTGACGCGGGAGAGGTGCTCATCCACGGCGAGGACGTCTCGGCCGTGCCGCCGGAGAAGCGGCAGATCGCCCTGGTCTACCAGGACTACTCCCTCTTCCCCCACATGACCGTGCGGGAGAACATCGCCTTCGGTCCGAAGATGCAGAAACTCCCGAAGGAGGAGGTCGGCCGCCGGGTGGAGAGGCTGCTTGCGTCCTTCGGCATTGAACGCCTTGCCGACCGCTATCCGGGAACGATGAGCGGCGGCGAGCAGCAGCGGGTGGCGATCGCCCGCGCCCTTGCCGCGGAGCCCGAGATCCTCCTCCTCGACGAACCCTTCTCCGCGCTGGACCCGCTGACGCGGGAGCGGCTGATGATCGATATCGGGCGCATCCACCGCGAGAGGGGCCTCACCATCGTGCAGGTGACCCATGCACGGGAGGAGGCCCTGCGACTCGCCACGCGGGCCGCGGTGGTCATCGACGGCAGTCTGGCACAGGAGGGGTCTGTGCGGGAGGTCTTCGAGGATCCGCAGTCGGTCGAAGTGGCCCGCTTCGTCGGCATGGAGAACATCCTCGACGGGACCGTGACAGAGAACGCGGGCGGCCTTGCCCTGGTGCGAGTCGGCAACGCCGACATCGCGGTCATCTCAGACGCCTCTCCCGGAGAGAGGGTGGCGGTGGTCGTCGGGGCGGCCGACGTCGCGATCGCCCGCAGGGGCGAAGGCACGGGCATGGCCAGGAACAGGTTCGAGGCAGAGGTCGCCGGCATCGTGCCCCTTGGCGGGGCGCTCGTGCGTCTCCACCTCGATTGCGGTTTCCCGCTCACGGCGCTTGTCACCAGGCGCTCTGCCGATGAAGAGGGCCTTGTCCCCGGCATGATCGTCATCGCCTCCTTCAAGGCAAGCGCCGCCCGCACCCTGCCGACAGACTGA
- a CDS encoding acylphosphatase — translation MQERGSPLAGRTGRLRVHAIARGRVQGVGYRSYVNGCAGRTGVAGYVRNLPDGTVEMVAEGEASALAAFLDEVRARGEPVIAVEDLTVEVSEPTGEFTGFEARFGDRQEELFKRSMLALDLMKAVLKTEQEILAEQRKTNTLLEECVRAGRR, via the coding sequence ATGCAGGAGAGAGGGAGCCCCCTTGCCGGGAGAACAGGCAGACTGCGTGTGCATGCCATCGCACGCGGCCGGGTGCAGGGTGTTGGCTACAGGAGTTATGTCAACGGGTGCGCGGGCAGGACAGGCGTCGCGGGATATGTGAGAAACCTCCCTGACGGCACGGTCGAGATGGTGGCCGAGGGGGAGGCCAGCGCCCTTGCGGCCTTTCTCGACGAGGTGCGGGCGCGGGGCGAACCGGTGATCGCGGTCGAGGATCTGACGGTCGAGGTCTCAGAACCCACCGGCGAGTTCACCGGCTTCGAGGCACGTTTCGGGGACCGGCAGGAAGAACTCTTCAAGAGGAGCATGCTCGCCCTCGACCTGATGAAGGCGGTCCTGAAGACTGAGCAGGAGATCCTCGCCGAGCAGAGGAAGACGAACACGCTCCTCGAAGAATGTGTCAGGGCCGGCAGGAGATAA